In Bdellovibrio bacteriovorus, the following are encoded in one genomic region:
- a CDS encoding FeoA family protein encodes MTLLDSKPRPGHQFEITGFTGDQVYRERLHEMGLRVGTKVTVLGRAPFRGPLLVRFNTSFLALRNEEAACAQVKAL; translated from the coding sequence ATGACTTTACTTGATTCTAAGCCGCGCCCAGGGCACCAGTTTGAAATCACCGGTTTTACCGGCGATCAAGTATACCGCGAACGCCTGCATGAGATGGGGCTGCGCGTGGGGACAAAGGTGACCGTGCTTGGACGTGCTCCCTTCCGCGGTCCCTTGTTGGTTCGATTCAATACCAGCTTCTTAGCATTAAGAAATGAGGAGGCGGCATGCGCACAAGTGAAGGCGTTGTAA
- a CDS encoding BP74-related protein, with translation MDFGIKTFISTAAATLLLSLPAWSSEIFYVPAFCETSLLKIHVQNPSSSPQRLWTQVRGSTELQELHFDFDPKEKRSISGSEFLGSAQGFSIKTWQPGALKITAQCDQENIIPLNQTTSPEVTHFFPPGIKSVKFNIQNLGWQSHPVLLTAFSANGSVIGSKNIDIKDYDTSAMKWTLEENIAKVEVRSEGRVHSWGFFPNGISESFSPGVSLKPVLLKPDTSKTYFLISTRDARPNESYVVGFSDPEQIKTARAQINTTGFEKILVARLQMGHGGFNRNYFSKDHAPYSWSVSEVDAFADFAHISCDGSPDIVEERLLQYTNDGGRICFWRYRVVRELTNHEVSVGALNP, from the coding sequence ATGGATTTTGGTATTAAGACTTTCATCAGTACGGCAGCCGCAACATTGCTCTTAAGTCTTCCCGCGTGGAGCTCTGAAATCTTTTACGTTCCAGCTTTTTGCGAAACTTCTCTTTTAAAAATTCACGTTCAAAACCCTTCAAGTTCCCCACAAAGACTGTGGACCCAAGTCCGCGGAAGCACCGAGCTTCAAGAACTGCATTTCGATTTTGACCCAAAAGAAAAACGCAGTATTTCGGGTTCTGAATTTCTAGGCAGCGCCCAAGGCTTTTCGATTAAAACATGGCAGCCAGGAGCTTTAAAAATCACTGCGCAATGTGATCAGGAAAATATCATTCCCTTAAATCAGACCACGTCACCGGAGGTCACCCACTTCTTCCCTCCCGGAATAAAAAGTGTGAAGTTCAATATTCAAAATCTAGGATGGCAATCGCACCCTGTTTTGCTGACAGCATTTTCGGCCAATGGCTCTGTTATCGGCAGCAAGAACATCGACATCAAAGATTATGATACATCGGCGATGAAGTGGACTTTAGAAGAAAACATCGCGAAAGTTGAAGTTCGCTCTGAGGGCCGCGTGCATTCGTGGGGGTTTTTCCCCAACGGAATTTCGGAAAGTTTTTCCCCAGGAGTGTCCTTAAAACCAGTGCTCTTAAAACCGGATACTTCTAAAACATATTTCTTAATTTCTACGCGTGATGCTCGCCCCAACGAATCTTACGTGGTGGGTTTTTCCGACCCGGAGCAAATTAAAACCGCGCGTGCGCAAATCAACACCACGGGTTTTGAAAAGATCTTAGTAGCTCGTTTGCAAATGGGTCACGGTGGATTTAATCGAAATTATTTTAGCAAAGACCACGCGCCCTATTCGTGGTCCGTGAGCGAAGTCGATGCCTTTGCCGACTTTGCGCACATTTCTTGCGATGGCAGCCCAGATATTGTTGAAGAAAGACTTCTGCAATACACTAATGACGGCGGGCGCATTTGTTTTTGGCGTTATCGCGTGGTGCGCGAGCTTACTAACCACGAAGTCTCTGTCGGCGCTCTTAATCCGTAA
- a CDS encoding 6-pyruvoyl trahydropterin synthase family protein, whose product MSTTTLHLAKQNFKFSAAHFLIFDENSAERLHGHNYQVRVDLETPSADKFEDSGYFVDFNVFKKFIKATLDGWDEMVLLPEKHPDMKFKKTEKSLEVTFRDRFYVFPFNEVLLLPVSNTSVEQFSRLLAESFYKEFKTHGVSKVQVYVEETPGQGASTSVPK is encoded by the coding sequence ATGTCCACGACCACATTGCATTTGGCTAAGCAGAACTTTAAATTCTCAGCCGCCCACTTCCTGATTTTCGACGAAAACTCAGCTGAACGCCTGCATGGTCATAATTATCAAGTCCGCGTGGATTTAGAGACCCCGTCAGCCGATAAATTCGAAGACAGTGGCTATTTTGTGGACTTCAATGTTTTTAAAAAATTTATCAAGGCGACGTTGGATGGTTGGGATGAAATGGTGCTTTTGCCGGAAAAACATCCTGACATGAAATTCAAAAAAACCGAAAAATCCCTGGAAGTGACTTTCCGTGATCGCTTTTATGTTTTTCCATTCAATGAAGTTTTGCTCTTGCCCGTTTCCAACACCAGTGTAGAGCAGTTCTCTCGGCTTTTAGCGGAGTCGTTTTATAAAGAATTTAAAACTCACGGGGTTTCAAAGGTGCAGGTCTATGTCGAAGAAACTCCCGGCCAAGGGGCTTCGACCTCAGTTCCTAAATAG
- a CDS encoding 6-pyruvoyl trahydropterin synthase family protein has translation MKFELKQHFQIESARFLPHLPANHPCSRMHGHSFKIVLTLVGDLDPKIGWVIDYNDISDRMKPLLQMIDHRVLNEVEGLENPTSELLAKWLYERALKDLPQLKRVTIAETPLTECTYPAP, from the coding sequence ATGAAATTCGAATTGAAGCAGCACTTTCAAATTGAGTCCGCCCGTTTTCTGCCCCATCTGCCGGCAAACCACCCCTGCTCGCGTATGCATGGCCACAGTTTTAAGATTGTTCTGACATTGGTGGGCGATCTGGATCCTAAAATCGGTTGGGTGATTGATTATAACGACATCAGTGATCGGATGAAGCCGCTTTTACAAATGATTGATCACCGCGTTTTAAATGAGGTCGAAGGCCTTGAAAATCCCACCTCAGAGCTTTTGGCAAAATGGCTTTATGAGCGGGCGCTTAAAGATTTACCTCAGCTTAAACGCGTGACCATCGCCGAAACTCCACTGACAGAGTGCACTTACCCCGCACCCTAA
- the asd gene encoding archaetidylserine decarboxylase (Phosphatidylserine decarboxylase is synthesized as a single chain precursor. Generation of the pyruvoyl active site from a Ser is coupled to cleavage of a Gly-Ser bond between the larger (beta) and smaller (alpha chains). It is an integral membrane protein.) gives MSVITRVLPKRRMSRWIGHLMHWEPPAFLASLMIKAFASFYKIDLDEAEKPYNQYKSIGDFFVRRLKTGIRPVGESWAVHPADSVITQAAPIDGGTMIQAKGITYKLEDFTQDPEAKKKWAGGFFLTYYLCPTDYHRVHSPVDGEITDVRYMPGQLWPVNEWSTTHIKDLFTVNERVLVEIETDLGPVGVVFVGATNVGHIVLSFDDKVRGNQKGPHIFQHKRYTPPIPVHKGSELGMFRMGSTVVMLYPPSFRQAFENSLHKGPSVRVNAALIQGKSSGL, from the coding sequence ATGTCTGTTATCACACGTGTTTTACCGAAAAGAAGAATGAGCCGTTGGATAGGTCACCTGATGCACTGGGAGCCGCCGGCTTTTTTGGCATCGCTTATGATTAAAGCATTTGCGAGCTTTTATAAGATTGATCTGGATGAGGCTGAAAAGCCTTATAACCAATATAAATCCATCGGGGACTTCTTTGTTCGTCGCCTTAAAACCGGCATTCGCCCGGTGGGAGAGTCCTGGGCCGTTCACCCCGCCGACAGCGTGATCACTCAAGCCGCACCCATTGACGGGGGCACGATGATTCAAGCAAAAGGGATCACCTATAAGCTTGAAGATTTCACTCAAGATCCTGAGGCAAAAAAGAAATGGGCCGGGGGATTTTTTCTGACCTATTACCTTTGCCCGACGGACTATCACCGGGTGCATTCTCCGGTAGATGGGGAAATCACAGATGTTCGCTATATGCCCGGGCAATTGTGGCCGGTGAATGAGTGGAGCACCACCCATATCAAAGATCTATTCACCGTGAATGAGCGAGTGCTTGTCGAAATTGAAACCGATCTCGGCCCGGTGGGCGTGGTGTTCGTGGGTGCGACCAACGTGGGTCACATTGTTTTGAGTTTTGATGACAAAGTTCGCGGCAATCAAAAAGGCCCCCATATCTTTCAGCATAAGCGCTACACGCCACCTATTCCGGTGCATAAGGGGTCCGAGCTTGGAATGTTCCGTATGGGTTCGACCGTGGTCATGCTTTATCCGCCGTCATTCCGACAAGCCTTTGAGAATTCACTTCACAAAGGCCCGAGTGTTCGAGTGAATGCGGCTCTTATCCAAGGAAAGTCTTCAGGTTTATAA
- a CDS encoding NAD(P)/FAD-dependent oxidoreductase, which yields MSKIIPNLEIPIDQDLEEKLQWMMPEHGPYRILRQSVDARRSHSPHFVYTVEIAEKGETLNLPTFEFEKIKTPSEKPLIVGTGPAGLFAALRFVERGVPCVLFERGSDSAQRIKGINQYWRYGKLDPRNNVCFGEGGAGLYSDGKLITRIKSDHIPYVMNRLVQFGAPAEIQWLSNPHVGSDRIRRVIPKMREFLKANGCEIHFNTQITEVLFEGKQVTGVRTEHGTEFKSPHVILATGHSAEDMIQHLRDSGVHLDGKSFAMGLRVEHSQSEINKIQYRQFSEHPKLGAANYKLAHHDNNTGVGVYSFCMCPGGYVLSSGTEADGIVCNGMSNYNRNSPFANAAIVVSIDHTKNFGADIWGGMKMRRDLETRAYNSVLEAGGTRELPAQNLMDFLKGPSKSGPRALRAGSSPSGAINVRLDELLPANMRDRIRQGFENFQRSMKGFITEEAQVYGVESRTSCPVRITRDSETLQSISHPGLYPAGEGAGYAGGITSAACDGVRIADKITELLK from the coding sequence ATGAGCAAAATTATCCCGAATTTAGAGATCCCTATTGACCAGGATCTTGAAGAAAAATTGCAATGGATGATGCCCGAACACGGGCCCTACCGCATCTTACGCCAAAGTGTCGATGCCAGACGCTCTCACTCTCCCCACTTTGTTTACACCGTAGAGATCGCCGAAAAAGGCGAAACTCTGAATTTACCGACATTTGAATTTGAAAAGATCAAGACACCTTCTGAAAAACCTTTGATTGTCGGCACCGGACCCGCCGGCCTTTTTGCCGCCCTTCGCTTTGTCGAAAGAGGTGTGCCGTGTGTGCTTTTTGAGCGCGGCTCTGACAGTGCACAGCGCATTAAAGGCATCAATCAATACTGGCGTTACGGCAAACTGGATCCTCGCAATAACGTCTGCTTTGGTGAAGGTGGCGCCGGACTTTATTCTGATGGGAAACTGATCACGCGCATTAAATCCGACCATATTCCTTACGTCATGAATCGCTTAGTGCAGTTCGGAGCCCCTGCTGAAATTCAGTGGCTTTCTAATCCCCACGTAGGTTCTGATCGTATTCGTCGCGTGATTCCGAAAATGCGTGAATTTTTAAAAGCCAATGGCTGCGAAATTCACTTTAACACACAAATCACGGAAGTGCTTTTTGAAGGCAAACAGGTCACCGGCGTGCGCACCGAACACGGTACGGAATTTAAATCTCCGCATGTGATTTTAGCCACCGGCCATTCCGCTGAAGACATGATTCAACACTTGCGCGACAGTGGTGTTCATTTAGACGGAAAATCTTTTGCCATGGGTTTGCGGGTTGAGCACTCGCAAAGTGAGATCAATAAAATTCAATACCGTCAGTTTTCAGAGCATCCCAAACTGGGTGCAGCGAACTATAAACTCGCCCACCATGATAATAACACCGGCGTTGGAGTTTACTCCTTTTGCATGTGCCCGGGGGGATATGTTCTTTCTTCCGGCACGGAAGCTGATGGTATTGTCTGTAACGGCATGAGTAACTACAATCGCAATTCTCCCTTTGCTAATGCGGCGATCGTGGTCAGTATCGATCACACGAAAAACTTTGGTGCGGATATCTGGGGCGGCATGAAAATGCGGCGTGATCTTGAAACCCGCGCTTATAATTCTGTTTTAGAGGCGGGCGGAACGCGCGAATTGCCGGCGCAAAATTTGATGGATTTCTTAAAAGGACCTTCTAAATCGGGGCCGCGCGCTTTAAGAGCCGGCTCCTCGCCTTCGGGCGCAATCAATGTACGTTTAGATGAGTTGTTACCGGCAAATATGCGAGACCGTATTCGCCAAGGGTTTGAAAACTTTCAGCGCAGCATGAAGGGCTTCATCACCGAAGAAGCGCAAGTGTATGGGGTGGAGTCACGCACCAGTTGTCCGGTTCGTATCACGCGCGATAGTGAAACATTACAAAGTATTTCACATCCCGGTCTTTATCCGGCCGGGGAAGGTGCGGGCTACGCCGGTGGCATCACTTCCGCGGCTTGTGATGGTGTGCGTATCGCCGATAAGATTACAGAACTTTTAAAGTGA
- a CDS encoding HAMP domain-containing sensor histidine kinase gives MNRKALLKISLFAIAFAFVLSFCSLVFLNNFALRQSARFRDEFLLFFSSSIERQIQDKSFDEVRAMGSRLLQEDRFRPPRGMRPPPPMMGFNGGPPPPPPDGEFRPGGPGGPGGRPGEGPRGPMMMPQIWIVSEIGNIIAERREGQDVLPWKSLPRPSVAGVVESDDKWLGFGSSFAVIKLNTKQNIYVVLKEPKKSFLGPLFLTQAVLTAGMIAVAIIGSLGFLFFYLRRKSEEARSVLRRLESGDLKARFEIKRFDEFGELLLDFNRMAEEIETLVGRIHLTERKRKTLLQELGHDLRTPLTSLKTNFEILQQHQDRLSSSDKANLFGVLAGEIDYFKDLIEKLITIASLDEPHYKATTEKIDMHALIAQEVQLRQKSHENKIMWKYDPASSPPLLGDSHLILRLLRNGFDNAARYAENEIRVVLEHAGKNILVHIYDDGPGLDEEALKSFGERHEFRGRRLTKGGHFSLGLGSVIMKTIAELHHGKLSISNSSAGGAHLKIELPGT, from the coding sequence ATGAACCGGAAAGCTCTTCTTAAGATATCTCTATTTGCTATCGCCTTTGCTTTCGTGCTTAGCTTTTGCAGCTTGGTATTTTTAAATAACTTCGCCCTTCGTCAAAGTGCTCGTTTTCGTGATGAGTTTCTTTTATTTTTTTCTTCTTCCATTGAGAGACAGATTCAAGACAAATCCTTCGATGAAGTTCGTGCGATGGGAAGCCGTCTTCTTCAAGAAGACCGCTTTCGTCCCCCACGCGGGATGAGGCCTCCTCCACCGATGATGGGATTTAACGGCGGCCCACCGCCACCACCTCCCGACGGAGAATTCCGACCTGGAGGACCTGGCGGTCCCGGCGGCAGACCTGGCGAGGGTCCTCGTGGTCCCATGATGATGCCGCAGATTTGGATCGTTTCAGAAATTGGCAACATCATTGCCGAACGCCGAGAAGGCCAAGACGTTTTACCTTGGAAATCATTGCCACGTCCCTCCGTTGCCGGCGTTGTTGAATCTGACGACAAATGGCTGGGCTTTGGCTCTTCGTTTGCCGTGATTAAGTTAAACACCAAACAAAATATTTATGTGGTTTTAAAAGAGCCTAAAAAATCTTTTTTAGGCCCCCTCTTTCTAACTCAAGCTGTTTTAACGGCTGGAATGATTGCGGTCGCGATCATCGGATCCTTGGGCTTTTTGTTTTTCTATTTACGTCGCAAATCCGAGGAGGCCCGTTCGGTTTTACGCCGATTGGAATCAGGCGACCTTAAAGCTCGTTTTGAAATCAAACGCTTTGATGAATTCGGCGAACTGCTTTTAGATTTTAATCGTATGGCAGAGGAAATTGAAACCTTGGTGGGTCGCATCCACTTGACCGAAAGAAAAAGAAAGACCCTATTACAAGAACTGGGGCATGACTTACGCACGCCTTTAACCAGCTTAAAAACGAATTTTGAAATCTTACAGCAGCATCAAGATCGTTTAAGTTCGTCAGATAAAGCCAATCTGTTTGGCGTATTGGCCGGCGAAATTGATTATTTTAAAGACTTAATCGAAAAATTGATCACGATTGCGTCGTTAGATGAGCCTCACTATAAAGCGACCACCGAAAAAATCGATATGCATGCTTTGATTGCCCAAGAAGTGCAGCTTCGCCAGAAGTCGCATGAAAATAAAATCATGTGGAAATATGACCCCGCAAGCTCGCCACCTCTTTTGGGAGACAGTCATTTGATCTTAAGACTGCTTCGTAACGGGTTTGACAATGCCGCCCGCTATGCGGAAAACGAGATCCGTGTGGTTTTAGAGCACGCCGGAAAAAATATTTTAGTACACATCTATGACGACGGCCCCGGCCTTGATGAAGAGGCTTTAAAGAGCTTTGGCGAGCGCCATGAGTTCCGCGGGCGCCGCCTTACCAAGGGTGGGCATTTTTCATTAGGATTAGGCTCAGTGATTATGAAGACCATTGCGGAGCTTCATCATGGAAAGTTGAGTATATCGAACTCTTCTGCTGGAGGAGCTCATTTAAAAATTGAGCTGCCGGGAACTTAA
- the icmF gene encoding fused isobutyryl-CoA mutase/GTPase IcmF yields MAYTLKNPVRIVTAAALFDGHDASINIMRRILQDMGAEVIHLGHNRSVSDVVKAVLQEGAQGVCISSYQGGHMEYFKYMKDLLDEAGAGYVKIYGGGGGVIVHDEKRELEAYGIAQIFHPDDGRKLGLEGMIEMIVRGCDFDILEKQKEFKTKKNIFPGDSIPSVELGVALTAIENNHKDFSLEGFGLAGFKAKTAPLVLGITGTGGAGKSSLIDELVQRFLNAYPNKKIAVVCVDPSKRKTGGSLLGDRIRMNSLSRNHVYMRSVASRGSGREIASSLPEILKFVRQLDFDFVIAETSGIGQGNMAITEVSDFSMYVMTSDFGAQSQLEKIDMIDFADLVAVNKADRRGALDALRDVTKQYKRSRKIFDDKITVPVFLTQASQFNDGGVNKLFFALADTLENKQAGKWNVDAKFKANILSAEEHAIIPADRQNYLAEIVSTVHKYKKRTEDLAEKASTLGSLKKVAPLVGASPEAVKKVESDLSAEFTGEELDQLKNFEKLIETYSGDQLVFKVRDKEIRQELVRESLSGTKIRKVVVPKMKDWGDRFRYIKLENVPGEFPFTAGVFPLKRADEDPKRMFAGEGTPERTNRRFHYLTEGETAHRLSTAFDSVTLYGQDPDKRPDIFGKVGESGVSICTLNDMKKLYAGFDLINPNTSVSMTINGPAPMILAFYFNTAIDQQVEKKEKELGRKLTQDEWSKLAEWTLQQVRGTVQADILKEDQGQNTCIFSINFALKMMGDIQEYFVNSKVRNFYSVSISGYHIAEAGANPISQLAFTLSNGFTFVEYYLSRGLKIDDFAPNLSFFFSNGLDPEYAVLGRVARRIWAVAMRDLYKGNDRSQKLKYHIQTSGRSLHAQEIDFNDIRTTLQALIAIYDNCNSLHTNAYDEAITTPTEESVRRAMAIQMIINREFGMSKNENPTQGAYFIDELTDLVEEAVLAEFKKINERGGVLGAMETQYQRSKIQEESMYYEHLKHNGTLPIIGVNTFINPKTLAQDYVPPKIELARASYDEKNAQLNNVHKFQEEHKTEAAKALQSLKDTVLSGGNIFAALMVAARHCSLYQMTEALYEVGGQYRRNL; encoded by the coding sequence ATGGCCTACACTTTAAAAAATCCAGTTCGTATCGTCACTGCCGCGGCTCTTTTTGATGGACACGACGCCAGCATCAATATCATGCGTAGAATCTTGCAAGATATGGGGGCGGAGGTCATTCACTTAGGTCACAATCGGTCTGTGAGCGACGTGGTGAAAGCGGTTCTTCAAGAAGGTGCCCAAGGTGTTTGTATCAGCTCTTATCAGGGCGGACATATGGAGTACTTCAAATACATGAAGGACTTACTGGATGAAGCCGGTGCAGGTTACGTAAAAATTTACGGTGGTGGCGGAGGCGTGATTGTTCACGATGAAAAGCGTGAACTTGAAGCCTATGGTATCGCCCAAATCTTTCACCCAGATGACGGGCGTAAGTTGGGGCTAGAAGGCATGATCGAAATGATCGTGCGCGGCTGCGACTTTGATATTTTAGAAAAACAAAAAGAATTCAAAACTAAAAAGAACATCTTCCCGGGTGACAGCATTCCTTCGGTGGAATTGGGGGTGGCGTTAACCGCTATTGAAAACAATCACAAAGATTTTTCTTTAGAAGGTTTTGGCCTTGCGGGCTTTAAAGCGAAAACGGCTCCGTTGGTATTAGGCATCACGGGGACGGGCGGGGCAGGAAAGTCCTCTTTGATTGATGAATTGGTTCAGCGTTTTTTAAATGCTTATCCTAACAAAAAAATCGCCGTGGTCTGTGTCGATCCTTCTAAACGCAAAACGGGGGGATCGCTTTTAGGGGACCGTATCCGTATGAACTCCCTTTCGCGAAATCACGTGTATATGCGCTCGGTGGCTTCACGTGGTTCGGGACGAGAGATTGCGTCCTCGTTGCCAGAGATTTTAAAATTCGTGCGGCAATTGGACTTTGATTTTGTGATTGCAGAGACCTCCGGAATTGGTCAGGGGAATATGGCGATCACTGAAGTCAGTGATTTTTCCATGTACGTGATGACCTCTGATTTTGGCGCGCAATCGCAGTTAGAAAAAATCGACATGATCGACTTTGCCGACCTTGTGGCCGTGAATAAAGCCGATCGTCGAGGGGCTTTGGATGCGCTTCGGGATGTAACGAAACAATATAAACGTTCACGCAAAATCTTTGATGATAAAATCACCGTGCCTGTGTTTTTAACTCAAGCGTCTCAGTTTAATGATGGCGGCGTGAATAAACTTTTCTTTGCCTTGGCAGACACCTTAGAAAACAAACAAGCTGGCAAATGGAATGTGGACGCTAAGTTCAAGGCCAATATCTTATCTGCGGAAGAGCACGCGATCATCCCGGCAGATCGTCAGAACTATTTAGCGGAAATTGTTTCCACCGTACATAAATATAAAAAACGCACCGAAGATTTGGCCGAAAAAGCATCAACCTTGGGCAGCCTTAAAAAAGTAGCTCCTTTAGTGGGGGCCTCGCCTGAGGCAGTAAAAAAAGTCGAATCAGATTTAAGCGCCGAATTTACGGGTGAAGAATTAGATCAGCTTAAAAACTTTGAAAAGTTGATTGAAACCTACTCTGGTGATCAGCTGGTCTTTAAAGTCCGTGATAAAGAAATTCGCCAAGAGCTTGTGCGGGAATCCTTATCGGGCACAAAAATCCGTAAAGTCGTCGTTCCGAAGATGAAAGATTGGGGCGATCGCTTCCGTTACATAAAACTTGAAAACGTTCCGGGAGAGTTTCCATTCACCGCAGGCGTTTTCCCATTAAAGCGTGCCGATGAAGATCCCAAACGTATGTTTGCCGGTGAAGGCACACCTGAAAGAACAAATCGTCGCTTTCACTATCTGACAGAAGGTGAAACGGCTCATCGCCTGTCGACGGCTTTTGATTCGGTCACCTTGTATGGACAAGATCCTGATAAGCGTCCGGATATCTTTGGTAAAGTCGGGGAGTCAGGTGTCAGCATTTGTACGTTGAATGATATGAAAAAGCTGTATGCGGGCTTTGATCTTATCAACCCAAATACCTCGGTCAGTATGACAATCAACGGTCCCGCACCGATGATCTTGGCTTTTTATTTTAACACCGCGATTGATCAGCAGGTTGAAAAGAAAGAAAAAGAGTTGGGTCGTAAGTTGACTCAAGACGAATGGAGTAAGCTTGCCGAATGGACTTTGCAACAAGTGCGTGGCACGGTTCAAGCGGACATCTTAAAAGAAGATCAAGGACAGAATACTTGCATTTTCTCTATCAATTTTGCCCTTAAGATGATGGGCGATATTCAAGAATACTTTGTGAATAGCAAAGTGAGAAACTTCTATTCCGTTAGTATCTCGGGTTATCATATCGCCGAAGCGGGCGCGAATCCGATTTCGCAATTGGCATTTACTCTTTCAAATGGTTTTACGTTTGTGGAGTACTACTTATCGCGGGGACTTAAAATCGACGACTTTGCGCCGAATTTAAGTTTCTTTTTTAGTAATGGTCTAGATCCTGAATATGCGGTCTTGGGCCGCGTGGCTCGGCGTATTTGGGCGGTGGCTATGCGGGATCTTTATAAGGGCAATGATCGTTCGCAAAAATTGAAATACCACATTCAAACATCAGGTCGTTCTTTACATGCGCAAGAAATTGACTTTAATGACATCCGCACGACCTTGCAGGCCCTGATTGCGATCTATGACAATTGTAATAGCCTGCACACCAATGCTTATGACGAAGCGATCACCACACCGACCGAAGAATCCGTGCGTCGTGCGATGGCGATTCAAATGATTATCAACCGTGAGTTCGGGATGTCAAAAAACGAAAACCCAACTCAAGGAGCTTATTTTATTGATGAGCTGACAGACCTGGTCGAAGAAGCCGTTTTGGCGGAATTTAAAAAGATCAACGAGCGCGGCGGGGTTTTAGGGGCGATGGAAACTCAATATCAACGCTCGAAGATCCAAGAAGAGTCGATGTATTATGAACACCTTAAACACAATGGCACCTTGCCGATTATTGGGGTCAATACATTTATTAATCCGAAAACTTTGGCGCAAGACTATGTGCCACCGAAAATTGAACTGGCGCGTGCGTCTTATGACGAAAAAAATGCGCAGCTCAATAACGTGCACAAGTTCCAAGAGGAGCATAAGACAGAGGCCGCGAAGGCCTTGCAGTCACTTAAGGACACGGTTCTGAGCGGTGGCAATATCTTTGCGGCTCTGATGGTGGCCGCTCGTCATTGCAGTCTGTATCAAATGACGGAAGCCCTTTATGAAGTGGGCGGACAGTACCGTCGTAATCTGTAA
- a CDS encoding enoyl-CoA hydratase/isomerase family protein, translating to MVSSYKTILLENKSQGVWVLTINRPEALNALNSTVLEEMGEALRQMGELPFDEARALIITGAGEKAFVAGADIKEINALDEDKAHSFAQRGQSIFHELTLLKIPVIAAVNGFALGGGCELALGCDFIYAAENAKFGLPEVSLGLIPGFGGTVRLARAVGQRRARELTYTGNMITAQEAHTMGLVNKVLPAAELMPAVLKTVETILAKAPIAVGASKKSINQAWDMDVEAAQKNEAGIFAELFNSEDVKEGTSAFIEKRKAQFKGI from the coding sequence ATTGTATCTTCATACAAAACGATTCTTTTAGAAAATAAATCGCAAGGCGTGTGGGTGTTGACCATCAACCGCCCTGAGGCTTTGAATGCTTTAAATTCCACCGTACTAGAAGAAATGGGCGAAGCCCTTCGTCAAATGGGGGAGCTTCCTTTTGATGAAGCGCGTGCGCTTATCATCACCGGTGCCGGTGAAAAAGCTTTTGTGGCGGGTGCAGACATCAAGGAAATCAACGCGCTTGATGAAGACAAAGCTCATTCATTTGCGCAACGGGGGCAAAGTATCTTTCATGAGCTGACATTGCTTAAAATCCCCGTGATCGCGGCCGTGAACGGCTTTGCTTTAGGTGGTGGATGTGAGTTGGCCCTGGGGTGTGATTTTATTTATGCCGCTGAAAATGCGAAATTTGGTTTACCCGAAGTCAGTCTTGGTTTGATCCCGGGCTTTGGCGGAACCGTGCGTTTGGCGCGGGCCGTGGGCCAACGTCGTGCTCGTGAATTAACTTACACCGGCAATATGATCACGGCTCAAGAGGCGCACACCATGGGCTTGGTCAACAAGGTGCTCCCAGCAGCAGAACTTATGCCGGCGGTTCTGAAAACCGTCGAGACAATCTTAGCGAAAGCTCCAATTGCCGTTGGCGCTTCGAAAAAATCCATCAACCAAGCTTGGGATATGGATGTGGAAGCCGCTCAAAAAAATGAGGCCGGTATTTTTGCCGAACTCTTTAACTCCGAGGATGTCAAAGAAGGCACTTCGGCATTCATTGAAAAACGTAAAGCGCAATTCAAAGGGATTTAA